The Prinia subflava isolate CZ2003 ecotype Zambia chromosome 5, Cam_Psub_1.2, whole genome shotgun sequence genome window below encodes:
- the GATD1 gene encoding glutamine amidotransferase-like class 1 domain-containing protein 1 isoform X2 produces the protein MSDRLAKPSCLIVASAAAAGVSAQSFLHCFTLASSAFNLQVATPGGKSIDFVDVNEGNTRWIQDFRMKSYASPAKLESIDGARYHALLIPNCPGAVTDLANSGYLAKILQHFSTESKPICAVGQGVAALCCATNEDKSWVFQGYSLTGPSVYELVRQPNFASLSIIVEDFVKDSGATFSASSPDAVHVVLDRHLVTGQNENSTLPAVQNLLILCNVRK, from the exons ATGTCGGACCGGCTGGCCAAGCCCTCCTGCCTCATCGtcgccagcgccgccgccgcgg GTGTTTCAGCCCAGTCGTTCCTTCACTGCTTTACTctggccagctctgcctttAACCTGCAAGTGGCAACTCCTGGG GGGAAGTCCATCGATTTTGTGGATGTGAACGAGGGCAACACGCGCTGGATCCAGGACTTCCGCATGAAATCCTACGCCAGCCCCGCCAAGCTGGAGTCCATTGATG GGGCTCGGTACCACGCCCTGCTGATCCCAAACTGCCCCGGGGCCGTGACTGACCTGGCCAACAGCGGATACCTGGCCAAGATCCTGCAGCACTTCAGCACTGAGAGCA AGCCCATctgtgctgtgggacagggagtGGCAGCTTTGTGTTGTGCCACCAATGAGGATAAATCCTGGGTTTTCCAGGGATACAGCCTGACAGGA CCCTCTGTGTACGAGCTGGTGAGGCAGCCGAACTTTGCCAGTTTGTCCATTATCGTGGAGGATTTTGTGAAGGATTCTGGAGCTACATTCAGTG CCAGCAGCCCAGATGCTGTCCATGTGGTGCTGGACAGGCACCTGGTGACAGGACAGAATGAGAATTCCACCCTTCCTGCTGTCCAGAACCTTCTGATTCTTTGCAATGTCAG GAAGTGA
- the GATD1 gene encoding glutamine amidotransferase-like class 1 domain-containing protein 1 isoform X1, with protein sequence MSDRLAKPSCLIVASAAAAGVSAQSFLHCFTLASSAFNLQVATPGGKSIDFVDVNEGNTRWIQDFRMKSYASPAKLESIDGARYHALLIPNCPGAVTDLANSGYLAKILQHFSTESKPICAVGQGVAALCCATNEDKSWVFQGYSLTGPSVYELVRQPNFASLSIIVEDFVKDSGATFSASSPDAVHVVLDRHLVTGQNENSTLPAVQNLLILCNVSRK encoded by the exons ATGTCGGACCGGCTGGCCAAGCCCTCCTGCCTCATCGtcgccagcgccgccgccgcgg GTGTTTCAGCCCAGTCGTTCCTTCACTGCTTTACTctggccagctctgcctttAACCTGCAAGTGGCAACTCCTGGG GGGAAGTCCATCGATTTTGTGGATGTGAACGAGGGCAACACGCGCTGGATCCAGGACTTCCGCATGAAATCCTACGCCAGCCCCGCCAAGCTGGAGTCCATTGATG GGGCTCGGTACCACGCCCTGCTGATCCCAAACTGCCCCGGGGCCGTGACTGACCTGGCCAACAGCGGATACCTGGCCAAGATCCTGCAGCACTTCAGCACTGAGAGCA AGCCCATctgtgctgtgggacagggagtGGCAGCTTTGTGTTGTGCCACCAATGAGGATAAATCCTGGGTTTTCCAGGGATACAGCCTGACAGGA CCCTCTGTGTACGAGCTGGTGAGGCAGCCGAACTTTGCCAGTTTGTCCATTATCGTGGAGGATTTTGTGAAGGATTCTGGAGCTACATTCAGTG CCAGCAGCCCAGATGCTGTCCATGTGGTGCTGGACAGGCACCTGGTGACAGGACAGAATGAGAATTCCACCCTTCCTGCTGTCCAGAACCTTCTGATTCTTTGCAATGTCAG CAGGAAGTGA
- the CEND1 gene encoding cell cycle exit and neuronal differentiation protein 1: MDSKGNVRSGNKPDAKAASSGKPEKPNPGPATNADKKEAPKEQPAPATATKKAGGDAAISNNHSNLKPSAAATETQEASGQSPDSDHKGNSSEESPGSFFDNMKPLIIVGGVAVAALAVIVGVAFLARKK, from the coding sequence ATGGATTCCAAAGGCAACGTCCGGAGCGGAAACAAGCCCGACGCCAAGGCCGCCAGCTCCGGGAAGCCGGAGAAGCCCAACCCCGGGCCTGCCACAAATGCAGACAAGAAGGAGGCCCCCAAAGagcagccagctcctgccacagccaccaAGAAGGCGGGCGGTGACGCCGCCATCTCCAACAACCACAGCAACCTGAAACCCAGCGCCGCCGCCACGGAGACGCAGGAGGCCAGCGGCCAGTCCCCTGACTCTGACCACAAGGGAAACAGCTCCGAGGAGTCCCCGGGCAGCTTCTTCGACAACATGAAGCCCTTGATCATCGTCGGAGGAGTGGCGGTGGCCGCGCTGGCTGTGATTGTGGGAGTGGCGTTCCTAGCCCGGAAAAAATGA